The DNA window ggtctgaatgtttgtgttcccctgACCCcaaatttgtatttgaaattctAAGCCCCCAgagatgatggtattaggaggtggggcctttgggaggtgctttgGCCATGACGGTGGAGTCTTCATAAATGGGATTATTGCTCTTAGGAAACAAACCCCCACTGAGCTTGCTTGCCCTGCACcgtgaggacacagaaagaaggcaCAGACTATGAACCAGAAATAGGGCCTGCACCTGAAAGCGACCATGCTGgttccttgatcttggacttgcaaggccccagaactctgagaaataaatttctgttgtttataagccacccagcctgaggtattttgttatagcaacccaaaCGGACTAAGACACATACCTTATCGTAAATTTTCACCATTAGTATTAATAGTATTCATCCTAAAATTCAGACTCCTAATCACCAGGTACAAATGTAGAATTCCCTTTTTATTATAGTAAAGaatgaccagaaaaaaaaaaaatgaccagaaaTCTTAACACCATAAAAATAGcaggaaattttatttctgttaaagaaTGGAACTCACACAATTTTAAGCTGACAACTGTGTGTCTCAGAGCCTTTTTAAAATGCCTCCTCACACTGGTACagccctttcttttttttgaaggtgctttatttttatatttcttagacATTGACAAATGCAGCTTAATGAACAGTGGTTGTAAGACCTTCTTAACAAACCCTGAAGGCATCTATCAATGTAGCTGGCAGCCAGGATTCACACTAATGCCCGGCCCGAGGTCCTGAAGCGTTAAGTAGGCTTTAGCCTCCTGTGGAATCTGTCAATAACATGTCCCTACACAGACTGGTTCAGAGCCCGAGGTTTGGATTCAGACAGTCCTGAGCTCAAACCTTTACTCTGTCACATATTTTAGCTGCGTGTCCTTGATTAAGATCCTTGGCAtcagattcctcatctataaaatgggatacaGCTTGCCTGGAGAGTACACATGCTTGTGTTATGATGGATTCATAGCATCTGAAGACATGAAGACTTGTGTAGGTAAGCAAAGAAGacagaattttccattttgtctgAGTATTCACAAGCActaatttgtttcctttgtgtCAGGGATCACTGTCTTTTGTTGCCTATATTGTCCTTTTTTAGTTGTTGTTTCAGGTGGGAAGGTAAATTTGGTCCCTATGACTCCATCTTGGCCAGAAGTGAGAGTCTACGAGTTCTTGTTCTTAGTTAATGAGAAAGTTGATTATGAGGTTAAATGCCTGTCTTTCATTATATGATGGATGGATTTCGGGAAATAAGACTCTGGTACCAATTCCAATTCTGATCACCAACTGGGTGTCTTATAATTCAACTCAGTTCTAACACTACCTACCTGGAGACAGTAACTCAGGAACAGGCAGATGGAAGTGACGCAAGGGCAACGCCCGGGAAAAGGGCCAGAGCTTCTCGCCTTCTTCCCCCAGCATGCTACTCTCCCAGaatctccacgtgttcaccaacccagaagcttcAGTACAGCCCTCATTAAGAAGCAATTACCAAGGGCTATTTGTAATTAGCAAAGCAAGGgcagaaatatgaaaagaatggcccaaagttttaaaataaataatttgttagtttattttgcaTAAATCTGCTCATGAAATCCAAAAACAGGACAGGCTTCCACCAGTAGCAATCAGGTGCTGACTCTTGTTTGTGAGCAGCCAATCTGGTCTTGGGAACACCTGCCGTTTTGGACAAGCACTTTTATTACTGGGACCATTTCAAGTTAccatttattatagtattttagCAGATggttcaaaatagaaaatgaaatttcctACCTGCCTGCACTAATATAGAGACACCATACTACCTTAACTCAAATCTGGACCTAACTACTTGCCACTGTTGGACAGATGATCCCAGAAGAATACTCCCTCCCCTTCTCAAGACACTCTTCTCTGGTTCTAGAACAAGATCGCCTCTTCTCCTTACATGGCTTTTCTCACCTTCAGATCTTTGGTTAACGATCTCCTACTAGAGAGAATTTCCCTGATCTAGCCTATCTGAAGGACAAAATAAAGCTGAGCTACACCCAACTCCAACTTTATACTGTATCTCAGCATCCAGCTTGCTTCTCTCATAGCACTTAGCATaacttgtcctttttttcttttttctttttttctctcccttccaaaTCAGACTGTAAGTGCCAAGAGTACAGGGCCTGAGCCTGTCTTACGTCTTAGTCCATCCCAGCATGTGGCATAGTAAGTGGCACTGTAGTCAACATTCAATACACATGTGCTATAAAAATGATACACTGTCAAAAGGGCCACAAAACTGCCAGATAGTCAGCATCAGTCTAGAAAGAATAATAGGCCTTGAAAGCATCTGACTTTATGACAGAGTAACTTCTCTAAATCTTACCAACTGGATCATAATGCAGTAGAGTCAGTTTCTCCCGTAGTCGGCTTCTCTTAGTGTTGAAGGAGAAACCTGTCCCCGCTTGGCTCACCATTTTCACCAGAATAGTCCTAGGATTTAAGAGTTAGCTGTTACAAGCTGAAGAAATAGACTGAAATCAGTCACAGGGGATGGCAGTCTGAGAACCCTGTGCAGTGTATCAGTTGTGGGACATCACTTGGCCCTAAGAAGGTTCAGTTCTAAGACAGGTTACGTGCTCCATAAATCCCAAGTCCAGGGTCTGATTCCCAAGGTTGGTTCCATTATACACAGTGCCTTGGTCATGACCTAACCACAGCAACAAGAACAATTAAACTACGCTGTGGGAAGACTCTGACACCCAGCTCTCAGAAGCAgcagaaggcaggagggagggaaataCAAAAGTACTGTTACGCCTAACTGGCCAGTCAGGAAATCATGAAGACGACTGTCTCAAAAGAGCTCTATGTTCCAGGGATGAGCAGTAAGAGTAATATCAGAGACAGCCATTGCAGTCCATCGGGCTCCACAGAGACAGCGCCGGGGCCAGTGCAGGCCGGACGGGCACTGAGCGACTGTGTGCTCACTGAGGACAATAAACACAGGCAAAGGAGACACTCAGAGGCCGAGAGGCAAACTGTCATCACATGCATTCTTTGTGCAGACCTGCCGGGAGGAGCACCAGAAGAAGCACCCAGACGCTTCAGGCACTTCTCAGAGTTTTCTAAGTGCTCAGAGAGGGGGAAGACCATGTctgctaaagaaaaaggaaaatctgaagaCATGGCAAAGACGGACAAGGCCCgttatgaaagagaaatgaaaacttatatcctCCTAAATGGAAAGCAAAAAAGAAGTTCAAGGATCCAATGCACCCAAGCggccttttcttgttttgttgagTATCTCCCAAAAATCAAAGGCGAGCATCCCGTCCCATCCGTTGGGGATGCTGCAAAGGAGCTGGGAGATTCGTGGAGTAACACTGCCACAGATGACAAGTGGCCTTAAGAAAAGAAGGCTGCTGAGCTGAAGGAAAAGGATATTGCTGCATATCAAGCTAAAGGAAAGCCTGACGCGGCCACAAAGGGACTTATCAAGGctaaaaagagcaagaaaaagaaaaggaagaggaggaaaatgaagaggatgaggaagaggaacATGAAGATGATGGTATGAATAAGGCGGTTCTAgtgcagtttttttcttgtctgtaaagcATTTAACCCCCTGTACACAACTcactccttttaaagaaaaaaggtgaCATGTAAGGTTGTGTAAGATTTGTTCTTAAACTGTACAGTGTCTCTTTTTGTATAGTTAATACACCACCGAATGTGTTTCAGACACCCCTGTACACAACTcactccttttaaagaaaaaaggtgaaaTGTAAGGTTGTGTAAGATTTGTTCTTAAAACTGTACAGTGTCTCTTTTTGTATAGTTAATACACCACCGAATGTGTTTCAGTGTTCCAGTAGCCACTAACACTGCCAGCTACAGTACGGGGGTTGTAAATTGGCATGGAAATTTAAAGCCAGTCCTGGTTGGTGCACAGCACAAATTAGTTATATATGGGGACGGTAGTTTTTCCATCTTCAGTTGTCTCTGATGCAGCTTATACAAAATCGTTGCTCTGGTAACTGAATACAACTCTGCAATTGCACAAAGTATTGCTGCTGTTTTGTTGACATTCTGAATGCttctaagtaaatacaatttttttattagtatttgttGTCCTTTTCAGAGGTCTGAAATTTTTCTTCTTGAGGGGAAACTAGTCTTTTGCTTTTGCCCATTTTGGATCATGTGATTTATTACagtgtttatcttttcatatagTTAGCTGATAGAAAGCTTTTGTCTACACACCCTGCATACTCATGATGAGGGTAGTAAGAGTTGAATTGAGACAGTTTTCATCCATAACTGAAACTCTAAAATCTTGAGCAGTTGATATCAAATTTCACATTGCCCAGTTACATCTACAGGTAAAAAGTAACCAGTCTACTCACAGCATGAGATTATCAGAATCTAACATTTTGAAAGTCTGTTCTTGAAGGACTAATAAAGTGTGTTCTAATCTTTACGTGAGGATTCTACATTTTTTAACTCCGATTACCATGCAATGGCAGCTATATTTGCACTTCCCACATTAAAGAAGACTTGAGAATGTATCCCCAAAAGCTGAGCTTAAAATACAAGACTGccatattaaattttttgttgACATTAGTCCTGGCAAAGcctctgattaaaaaaacaaaagtgctgGCTGTAAATGTCTTCTATTTATCTGAATATGGATGGCTTCAGAAATGAGACTCCattaaaggtatttttaattaattgggCCAACTTTTAAAATGGTACGCAACATTAAAAATCCAGCATATTTTCCTATATTGTGGTTTGCCCCTTTGTACATTAAAGAGACATGAGGGAAGACGACACTTAAACATTGTATCTCAGTATGAATTGTCCAATTTATTTgaacttgatttttctttacaaaactcAAACTCTGTCATTAGGGTCATATATTTATCTGCTGAGCCATTCAGGGGACAATTTGGCAATTTTGTGGTTTTTGAGATGATCGTTCTCTTAAAGTGCCagtattttaaaatggcattctTGTAATTTTACACGCTTTTATGATGGAATGCtgttttgttatataattttgatttggattctttccatttccatttgtttatgtaatttCAGGAGGAATACTGAACACTTGAGTCCTGGACGAACTAATAAACTAATAATTTCagaggttttaaaaaagaaaatagtaaaattaggGACAAAATTAAGGGATTGGAACCTTTACATTGCTAACATGCAAAATCTTGTTCCTCTTCATATTTCCTTTAAGTTATAGTTTTCCGAAGCACAAATTTCATGTTTTGCCTCACTGGACCTTTTAATACCTTGtactgtttgttatttttttcatgtgttttgtgtCGCTATGAGGACCATGCTATTTTATGTGTCATCTAATTCCAACAAGAATTGGAAGCATCTAAGATCTATTACACATCTTCGCATCTCTTTCAATGTTCAGCACAGTGACTCATACATAAGAGGCATACAATATTTGTTAAGAGAGACAATaattagtcattcattcaaaaagatTTAACAAAAATCTATTACATGCTTACTCTGTGGAAAGCACAATGGGACCTGCAAAACTCTATTAACATTGCGTGTGCGCCCTCAAGGAATTAACGGTATAGTATGGAAGGTGAGCTGTGTACAGAAGGTGTATAAGGCAAAACATGTAACAAATGTCAtaagaaatatacaaagaaatgagAGGCAGGGAGTAGCTCTAGAAAAATTGAAGACACGGGAGATTCATACAGAACCTAGAGGTGGAGGATTCTAACATAAATAACTGGATGGTGGGAAAAACTATATGAATCAGTAAAAGATTTTGTTGGGGGCtccagtatatatatttttcattaactttaatcacacaaaaaaaactaattttaaggATTTGTGATGTCTTACCAGCCTTTGGATGGTAAGCAAAGGCTGCTTTAGAATGTTCCtattttaaacacaaacaaatCTTACTTTACtatctataaaatttattttaagataccAATTGAGTATTTATAGTCTTTCTGGTACATCATGGATTCTTTAATCTTTGctatttttgaaatacttataCCATGAATGCAAAGGATTACAAAACTCATTAAAATAGGCTATATGGTTTAATCAAATCACAGCTTGTTCTGAGAGATTCTTGTAGTGAGCTCCAGACAAATGGCCTTTGGTCCTCAATTtgagtaaaaagaaatataatggtAATCCAAAGAGAACACGGGGACTCTGATGGTTTCTTTAGGAACAAGACAGCAAGAGCTCCTTTAAGTGAATTATTTGAATGCTCACTTAAGTAGGTCAGTTGGGCAGgaggaaaaatactttttcaaagaGTTCATAGGGCCAAAATGATTCATCAAGTAAGCAGCCCTCAAGCCAACTCTCAGAAAATAAAGGCCAAATGCTTAGTTTAATATACAGATGTACTGGCAGCGGCTGGACTAACGAATTACTTTAAACAAGTTTAAGAAAACTTTTACTTACTTTGACTTGCTCTTCGCAACTTTTTTGTAGCAAGGAAATatgggaagagaaaataaaaatatcaatttagtaTCTTTCTTAATGAAAGTTCATATAAATGTCATTAATAACCAAAAAACATCTACATCATGAAGTATGCCATGGTTGTCACTCAAGTAACTACTCCCTAGCTATTACtgttttcccgaaagtaagacctagacggacaatcagctctaatgcatcttttggagcaaaaattaatataagacttggtcttatactatattaagaccgggtattatattacgtaagacccggtattatattatactcggtattatcttatgttatattaattatactacattatatttatatattatatttatatcttatattatattattgtatcgtatcgtatcgtatcatatcgtattatattatataagacccggtcttatagtaaaatgagaccaaatcttaatttttgcttcaaaagacgcattagagctgattgtgcggctaggtcttattttccgggaaacacgttGGAAATCTCCTTAGGATTTTCTAGAAGGAAGATAAAAAGATCCAATCAGACCAACACAATTCTGGATGTAATGCTTTGCATAATCTCTTTTCAGTTGAACTGGTTACCTTTTAAATCTTTCTCGAGTAACATCTACtccatttgtttcccttttaagGTGCAAATTACTCGCACTGGTGCAAGACTCGTTTGACAAGTTAACCTATGCAAACTGCAACCATCACATCAGGTGGAGAAGGGAAACTAAATCTAAGGGAAGTCAACTGGTGCAGGGAAGAGCACTGTCTTGGGAGTCAGAACATTCCTTTCACAACCCAGCTGTATGACCTAGGGTAAATCACTGCCCCTCTCGGAAGCCGTTTTCTTATCTTTAGAGTTGGAAACCAGTAGACTAGAAGGTCTACGGTTTTTCCTAGTTCGCACGTCCAGTGATTCTGACACATCTCTACCAAGGGTGGGAAAAGCGCCCCACTCCTGCTGTCCAGACTCTACGGTCCCTGCAAACCACAATCGGATCCCCGCCCCCACAACTAGCCCAGCAGACCCCAAGATCCACTCGCCCCAAAGTGAGGCGCGCCGCGGGGCATGCCGGACGCTGTAGTCCTGAAGGCCAGGGAGGGCCGCAGCAGCAACCTCCCGGCCGACGCGCACACCCAACCCCGCATGGTCCTGGGAGCTGCCTGTTACGAACTCCCGCCCTCGCCGCAGgccctgccgccgccgccgccgccgccgccgcctctaTTCCCCACTTACAGGAGACCGCGGACAGCAACATTGCGACAGTACTCCCCACAATACCCGTAACGGGCCCAGAGTCCCTCAACACACAACTGCTTCCGGGGCACAGGCCAGTTCCGGAAGAGGACGTCCCGGAGTAGCCCGCAGCCACGCCCCCTCCGCTGTACCCTTCGCTTCCCGCCCTCGCTTCTTACCTGTGTGCTTTACACACCAGGTGTGTTGTTTTCCTGGTGGGAAATGTTTGAATCCCCTTCCCTTTTGGAGGGAGCCTTTGTTAGCATTCAGGGTTCGCGCCCCAGGCCCTGATTCCTGCATCTGATTCAGAGTTAGATGCTTTCCATAGTTTCACTAAATAATCGCAACCACCTACGTTAAAGGCACAGGAATTCTGTTCCTGAGCCACTCCAGGCTATAAGGCTCCTgcatatttccttaaaatattcgTTCTTTTGCCTCCGCCCACCCAACTCCACCTGGTTAAGATCAACTCTAAGTCCTTTCCGAGTTAGGAAGCCCACCTGAATAtccctattttttaattaaatgttggGTTTCTCGGAGAGCAGAACCTTGTGCGTCTTGTTAACTGCTCTCTAAGAACCTAGCGTAGTGCCGGGCAATAGGGAACGAATAACTGACATTGGGCGTTCTCACATAACTTGCTTAATGTCACAAAACTGGtgacagagtcagaatttgaacccagatcttgTCTGACTGCAAAAACTCATGCCTTTCCCACTAGACTTTGGGACCAACCACTTTGCCATCTTcaattctttctgtttctgcaaggaaccagggctcct is part of the Rhinolophus ferrumequinum isolate MPI-CBG mRhiFer1 chromosome 13, mRhiFer1_v1.p, whole genome shotgun sequence genome and encodes:
- the MRPL33 gene encoding 39S ribosomal protein L33, mitochondrial, with protein sequence MLLSAVSFAKSKSKTILVKMVSQAGTGFSFNTKRSRLREKLTLLHYDPVVKTKVLFVEQKKIRSL